In Lysinibacillus sp. 2017, the DNA window GTCAAAAAAGTGGGTTATCAAAAGAGGACATTTTTCAATGGGCTCCAATTATTGCCGGGGCAAGATTATCTGAAAATGTATCATCAGAAAAGAATGAACGTCTTATGGAGATAGTTAATCAATACTGTCCATTATAATAAAACTATAGTTTGTAGTAGTTAATGTACCAAGGTAGTAATTCAAATAATGAAAGGAGAAAAGATTACGATTGGCTTTATCAACATCTCATGTGTTGCCACATACACTCCACACACGTCGAGTGTGTCTCGCAACTCATTTTAAAAGAAGAGGACTAATCCTTTTAAAGAAGACAGCTACCCATCGAGGTTACTGTCTTCTTTTTGCGTTTCAAACGGATTTTCAAAATTATAATGAATTCGAATTTCACCGTTTACACTACAAGTAATTTTATCGACTAATGCATTTAGCATTTGTGAAGTTAATTTATCGATGGAGAGAAATTGTTCAAGCTTATTCATTAGGGATTGTAGATAGTTTTCATTTGAACAATTATTTAACTCACGATCCAAATCAGAAATAGGTCCTTAAAGATTTGAAATAAGGCCTTTATGTCACACGAGATTACTTGTTCCAAATCAATAGATCTGATAAATTGAAAAAAAGTAAGTGAAAATTGCAGAACACAAGCTATTGATTTGCTTGATTATCTTTTCAACCAGTTACTAAATTCTCCGAAGGGATTATATTTTCAGGGTTAATTAAATTCAACCCTTTAAGAAAAATAAAAATAGTTTTTTTCTGATAGCGCAGATCCAAATTTAAGTATAAAGACCCGCTATATAGAGTAATAAAGATATTAAAAGTTTGAAGAATTTTTGGTGGTAATAATGAAATGCGAATTACAAAGATGGGATACATACATTTTGGGTTAGATTGTGATGTAAAGTATTTAAATTGACGAGGCAAGTTGCATTAGAAGGAACCGATGAAACTTGTATGAATAAAAATTCCAAGTGTTTTATCGCTTTACATTTTATGGTTTTGTTGTATTATATAGATATATAGCTATATATCGAATTTTAAGGAGAAGATAATAGTGGGGGATATATTCAAAGCCATTGCAGACCCTATTAGAAGAGAAATTTTAAATTTATTAAAAGAAAGTGATTTAACTGTAAACGAAATTGTTGAAAAATTTAATATCAGCCAACCCAGTATATCTAACCACTTAACCATCTTGAGAAATGCAGGATTAATCACTTCAGAGAAATCAGGAAGACATATTTATTATTCATTGAATACGACGGTATTAGAAGAAAGTTTTAAATGGTTTTTGTCTTTGATTAATACGAAAGGGTGAATAAATTGAAAAATTTATTATTATTAATTTCCTCATTCTTTATATCTTTAATTATTTGGTTAAGTTGTTATGGCTCTTTACCGAAAAG includes these proteins:
- a CDS encoding DUF4368 domain-containing protein, producing MDRELNNCSNENYLQSLMNKLEQFLSIDKLTSQMLNALVDKITCSVNGEIRIHYNFENPFETQKEDSNLDG
- a CDS encoding autorepressor SdpR family transcription factor, coding for MGDIFKAIADPIRREILNLLKESDLTVNEIVEKFNISQPSISNHLTILRNAGLITSEKSGRHIYYSLNTTVLEESFKWFLSLINTKG